From Zingiber officinale cultivar Zhangliang chromosome 5B, Zo_v1.1, whole genome shotgun sequence, the proteins below share one genomic window:
- the LOC121986485 gene encoding uncharacterized protein LOC121986485: MDIVGSFLMATDHRKFLLIAVDYFSKWVEAEPLFRIPHKLVSNNSRQFQGWGIREWCMSYGIKQAFTSMAYPQSNGQLDHYGGSEVDELSSVLWAYSTTPRDATGITPFHLIYGGESVVSIKIGVESDRKQLYDKRNDKRWLMDLDFVNQIRDKAVVRLMA, encoded by the exons atggacatTGTTGGGTCATTTCTTATGGCAACCGACCATAGGAAGTTCCTCCTCATCGCagtggactatttctccaaatgggtggaagcagaaccactG TTTAGGATTCCCCACAAGCTAGTTTCAAACAATAGCCGACAATTCCAAGGGTGGGGAATCAGGGAATGGTGCATGAGCTATGGCATCaagcaggccttcacctctatGGCGTACCCTCAGAGCAATGGCCAG CTCGACCACTACGGGGGAAGCGAGGTTGATGAATTATCAAGCGTACTTTGGGCATATAGCACCACCCCACGAGACGCCACGGGTATCACCCCGTTCCACCTAATATACGGAGGGGAATCCGTGGTGTCGATCAAGATTGGTGTCGAGTCGGATCGGAAGCAGTTGTACGACAAGAGGAATGACAAGCGGTGGCTAATGGACTTGGACTTTGTGAACCAGATAAGAGACAAGGCAGTCGTTCGGTTGATGGCTTAA